The Enterobacter asburiae genomic sequence AGGCGTCGTTTAACGGGAAAGAGACGTCGAAATGACGTATGCCGGGTGCTGCGGGTAACGCTTGCGATAGCTGGGTACGCAGTTGCTCCAACGCGAGGAAAATCGAATTCACGCGAACCTCTCCCTGTTAAAACCTCGTATTATACGGGGTACTGACCATAAATAGCAGTACCCACGTATAGGGAGTGGTTAAGCGGCTTAACGACGGGCTAACAGCAGCCCCAGTACCAGCCCCACGGCGGCACCCACCCCAATGCCCTGCCACGGTTTTTCATGCACATAATCATCGGCACGATACACCGCTTTTTTGGCACGGTAATAGTAAGTATCAGACGCATGGCTGACCCGGTTTTTCACTTCATGCAGCGCCTGCTCGGCACGGGCTTTTAGCTCAATATATTTCTGATCGGCAGGGTCGCCCGAGGAACGTAACACCTCTTCCAGCGTTTCGCTCAGTAAGGCCAGGTCGTCGTCGATACGGGTATCCCAGGATTGAAATGACATATTTTTCTCCATGTTAGTACACCAGTCCGCTAACTATAGCCAACGACTCGCCATTACGCCTGCTTCGTTTCCCGCGCCATACCGATATGCGGAATGCCATCTTCGTCATACACTTCCGTTACCGGCGTGAAGCCAAAGTGGGCATAGAACGACTGCAGGTGCGCCTGCGCGCCGAGGTATAACGCCTTGTCAGGCCACTGTTTATGGCACGCCTCCAGCGTTTTTTCCATCAGCTGATAGCCCAGTTTTTCACCGCGCGCCTTGCCGCTGATGATGACGCGACCGATCGCCACGGGCTCAAAATCGTCTTCGCTTTTCAGAATCCTCGCATACGCCACCAGCTCGTTATCCCGCCAGCCGAGGATATGGCGGTTCTCACCGACAAGGTCATCGCCGTCGATGTCCTGATATGGGCAGGTCTGTTCTACAACAAACACTTCACAGCGCAGTTTCAGCAGCGCATAAAGTGAATGAACGGTGAGGTCGCTATGATGTAAATCTTGCCACTGGATCATGTCAGTCTCCTTCCTGGGGTTCATCACGTTATACTAAACCCCTCCCCGTTCGGCAAAGGGCTGATTGCGTTATGGAACTGATTTTTCTGGGTACGTCCGCTGGCGTGCCAACCCGCTCACGAAACGTGACGGCGATCCTGCTGGATCTTAAGCATCCCACCCGCGGCGGGCTGTGGCTGTTTGACTGCGGTGAAGGGACACAGCATCAGCTGTTACACACCGCTTACCACCCCGGCAAGCTGGATAAAATTTTTATCACCCATCTGCATGGCGACCATCTGTTTGGCCTTCCCGGCCTGCTGTGCAGCCGCTCGATGGCCGGTAACGCCAACCCGCTGACGATTTACGGGCCAGCGGGTATTCGTGAATTTGTTGAAACTACGCTACGCCTGAGCGGGTCATGGACAGATTATCCGCTGGAGGTCGTTGAGATTGCCGAAGGCCTGGTTTTTGATGACGGGGATTACCGGGTTACCGCTCAACCGCTCAATCATCCTATGGAGTGCTATGGCTACCGTATTGATGCGCATGATAAACCCGGCGCGCTGGATGCCGCCGCGCTGATGGCCGACGGCGTAAAACCCGGGCCGCTGTTCCAGCGTCTGAAGCACGGAGAGACCGTCACGCTGGATGACGGACGCGTCATTAACGGTCAGGATTATCTCTCCGCACCGCAGCCCGGCAAAAAACTGGCGATTTTTGGCGATACGGCCCCGTGCCCGGCGGCGCTCACGCTGGCTCAGGGCGTGGACGTCATGGTGCATGAAGCGACGCTTGAAACGGCGATGGAAGAGAAAGCCAACAGCCGGGGCCATAGCTCCACGCGTCAGGCGGCGCAGCTTGCCCGTGACGCGGGCGTAGGGCGGCTCATCGTCACCCATGTCAGCTCGCGCTACGACGTGCGGGGATGCGCAAGCCTGCTGGCAGAGTGCCGCGCACTGTTCCCGGAATGTGAGCTGGCCGAAGATTTCGCTCAGGTTAGCGTTTAGTCCTTCATTTTTCCCTCAGGATGCCGATAACGATTAAAAGGTCAGCATTTCTCTCGAGGGTAGAATGGATAATTTCCAGAAAGATATTGATGACAGGGCGAATCTGACCCTGTCGAACCGTTTTGAACTGTTGCTGTTCCGTCTTGGCACCTCTCTGAACGAAAATAAATCCGAGCTGTTTGGCATTAACGTCTTTAAGCTGCGTGAAATTGTGCCGATGCCGGAGTTCACGAAACCCGCCGGGATGAAGTCACCGCTGATGGGAATGGTGAATATTCGCGATCAGGTGATCCCGGTGATTGACCTGGCCGCCGTGGCGGGCTGTAAGCCTACCACCGCGCTGAACATCCTGCTGATCACCGAATATGCGCGCAGCGTGCAGGCATTTGCCGTGGAATCGGTTGAGAACATCATGCGTCTGGACTGGAAGCAGGTGCATGCGGCGGAAACCGCCGTCAGCGGTCGCTACATCACCAGCATCGCGTGTCTTGACGAGAAGACCGATACCAACGATCTGGCGATGGTGCTGGACGTTGAGCAGATCCTGTATGACATCACCCCGGCCAATCACGATCTGCACGCCACGAATCTGAAGACCACCAAATTCCATATCAAGCCGGGCGCTGTCGCCATCGTTGCGGAAGATTCCAAGGTGGCGCGCTCGATGCTGGAGAAAGGTCTGCAGGCGATGGAGATCCCGGCACAGCTGCATATCACCGGCAAAGACGCGTGGGAGAAAATTGGCGTGCTGGCCGCACAGGCGCAGGCTGAAGGGGTTCCCATCACCGATAAGATCGCTCTGGTGCTGACCGACCTCGAAATGCCGGAGATGGACGGCTTTACGCTGACGCGCAAAATCAAAACCGATCCGATATTGAAGGACATTCCGGTAGTGATCCACTCTTCCCTGTCCGGCAACGCCAACGAAGACCATATTCGCAAGGTGAAGGCGGACGGATACGTCGCGAAGTTTGAGCTGAACGAGCTATCGTCGGTGATTGAGGAAGTGCTGGATCGCTCGATGAAGAAGATTGACGGGCCGTTGATTAGCAGGAAGCAGCTGGCTTAAGCATTGTGCGGGCTGGTGCCCTCACCCCAGCCCTCACCCACGGGGAGAGGGAGAAAACCATAAAAAAACCCGCCGAGGCGGGTTTTTTGTTTTTACATCAGCGGCATCGCTCGCTGCACGATATCAATCAGCGGCTGCGGATAAATACCGAAGATCAGCACCAGCAGTGCTGAGATAAGCACGACGATACCACCGGCGCTGTACTGCCAGTTGGTTGGGGCATCACGGTTGAGCTGCTGAGGCGCGCTCAGGTACAGGCTCACGGCCACGCGCAGGTAGTAGTAGAGACCAATCGCGGAGCCGATAACCACGCCTGCAGTCAGCCACCACAG encodes the following:
- the elaB gene encoding stress response protein ElaB, whose amino-acid sequence is MSFQSWDTRIDDDLALLSETLEEVLRSSGDPADQKYIELKARAEQALHEVKNRVSHASDTYYYRAKKAVYRADDYVHEKPWQGIGVGAAVGLVLGLLLARR
- a CDS encoding GNAT family N-acetyltransferase is translated as MIQWQDLHHSDLTVHSLYALLKLRCEVFVVEQTCPYQDIDGDDLVGENRHILGWRDNELVAYARILKSEDDFEPVAIGRVIISGKARGEKLGYQLMEKTLEACHKQWPDKALYLGAQAHLQSFYAHFGFTPVTEVYDEDGIPHIGMARETKQA
- the rbn gene encoding ribonuclease BN; amino-acid sequence: MELIFLGTSAGVPTRSRNVTAILLDLKHPTRGGLWLFDCGEGTQHQLLHTAYHPGKLDKIFITHLHGDHLFGLPGLLCSRSMAGNANPLTIYGPAGIREFVETTLRLSGSWTDYPLEVVEIAEGLVFDDGDYRVTAQPLNHPMECYGYRIDAHDKPGALDAAALMADGVKPGPLFQRLKHGETVTLDDGRVINGQDYLSAPQPGKKLAIFGDTAPCPAALTLAQGVDVMVHEATLETAMEEKANSRGHSSTRQAAQLARDAGVGRLIVTHVSSRYDVRGCASLLAECRALFPECELAEDFAQVSV
- a CDS encoding chemotaxis protein — encoded protein: MDNFQKDIDDRANLTLSNRFELLLFRLGTSLNENKSELFGINVFKLREIVPMPEFTKPAGMKSPLMGMVNIRDQVIPVIDLAAVAGCKPTTALNILLITEYARSVQAFAVESVENIMRLDWKQVHAAETAVSGRYITSIACLDEKTDTNDLAMVLDVEQILYDITPANHDLHATNLKTTKFHIKPGAVAIVAEDSKVARSMLEKGLQAMEIPAQLHITGKDAWEKIGVLAAQAQAEGVPITDKIALVLTDLEMPEMDGFTLTRKIKTDPILKDIPVVIHSSLSGNANEDHIRKVKADGYVAKFELNELSSVIEEVLDRSMKKIDGPLISRKQLA